A stretch of Malus sylvestris chromosome 11, drMalSylv7.2, whole genome shotgun sequence DNA encodes these proteins:
- the LOC126590860 gene encoding protein NUCLEAR FUSION DEFECTIVE 4-like, with protein sequence MSSSSSSSSSSLQWLSLVGIIWLQSINGTNSNFPAYSSQLKNVLSMTQLQLNNLAFASDAGKLLGWFSGIAAIHLPLWIVLMIGSFLGLIGYGVQFLFITNLIPSPSYWQIFLLTVMAGNSICWINTVCYVVSIRNFPCHQQIAVGITTSYQGLSAKIYTDIVGAAFSSSPHRRAKAYLLLNSLLPLVVCVIVAPLVRDIDLMGRQSNMEAGFVFMFVITIATGIYAVISSLGSLYSGLSPLHNVIGTGLFLLVPLVIPLVDKMREVFSKKWNINRERRVYNFTIEEKNNETGSLENVGEELDARQVLEVGVREEIGVKLMVTRIDFWLYFFVYLFGATLGLVFLNNLGQISESRGSSRTSSLVSLSSSFGFFGRLMPSLLDYFFSRSKYMISRPALVVALMAPIAGAFFLLLNPANLSLFISTAIIGVCTGAITSIAVSITTELFGTKSFSVNHNVVVANISIGSFVFGYLSAVLYHKEGNHDGDGKCMGMACYRSTFIIWGCLCFLGTGVALMLYARTRKFYSQRSLNM encoded by the exons atgtcgtcttcttcttcttcttcttcttcttctctccaatGGCTAAGCCTTGTGGGAATCATATGGCTCCAGTCCATCAATGGAACCAACAGCAACTTCCCAGCTTACTCCTCCCAGCTCAAAAACGTCCTCTCCATGACCCAACTACAGCTCAATAACCTCGCCTTCGCCTCAGATGCCGGAAAACTTCTCGGATGGTTTTCCGGCATTGCTGCCATCCACTTACCCCTCTGGATAGTCCTCATGATCGGTTCGTTTCTGGGGTTAATCGGGTATGGCGTCCAGTTCCTCTTCATCACAAACCTAATCCCATCACCATCCTATTGGCAGATTTTCTTGTTAACTGTTATGGCTGGGAATAGCATTTGCTGGATCAACACTGTGTGCTATGTAGTCAGCATTAGAAACTTCCCATGTCATCAACAAATTGCCGTGGGGATAACAACAAGTTACCAAGGATTGAGCGCCAAGATTTATACAGATATTGTTGGCGCTGCATTTTCATCTTCGCCTCACAGAAGAGCCAAGGCCTACTTACTTCTCAACTCTCTCTTGCCACTTGTTGTGTGTGTTATCGTCGCGCCATTGGTTAGAGACATTGATCTGATGGGAAGGCAAAGTAACATGGAAGCCGGGTTTGTTTTTATGTTCGTCATAACAATTGCTACAGGAATCTACGCGGTGATTAGCAGTTTAGGGTCGCTTTATAGCGGGTTATCTCCTTTGCATAATGTAATAGGAACCGGATTGTTCCTATTAGTCCCATTAGTAATCCCGCTTGTGGATAAAATGAGAGAAgtattttcaaaaaaatggaacataaacagagagagaagagtgtATAATTTTACCATAGAGGAGAAGAACAACGAAACGGGGAGCTTAGAGAATGTGGGAgaagaattagatgctagaCAAGTTCTTGAAGTTGGTGTTAGGGAGGAGATTGGAGTGAAGTTGATGGTGACAAGGATTGATTTTTGGTTATATTTCTTTGTGTATTTGTTCGGTGCAACACTTGGGTTGGTGTTCTTGAACAACTTGGGACAGATTTCAGAGTCCCGGGGCTCGTCCAGAACTTCTTCATTGGTCTCTTTATCCTCTTCATTTGGGTTTTTTGGCCGTCTCATGCCTTCTCTTTTGGACTATTTCTTCTCAAG GAGTAAGTATATGATTTCAAGGCcagcattagtagttgcattaATGGCACCAATAGCAGGAGCCTTCTTCTTGCTTCTCAACCCAGCCAACCTCTCACTTTTCATCAGCACAGCAATTATAGGAGTCTGTACTGGAGCTATTACTTCAATCGCAGTGTCCATAACCACAGAGCTGTTTGGGACCAAGAGTTTCTCAGTGAACCACAATGTGGTGGTGGCCAACATATCAATCGGGTCTTTTGTGTTTGGATACTTGTCTGCTGTTCTTTACCACAAAGAAGGAAATCATGATGGTGACGGGAAGTGCATGGGAATGGCTTGCTACAGAAGCACTTTTATTATATGGGGCTGCCTTTGTTTTCTGGGAACTGGCGTAGCTTTAATGCTCTATGCACGAACACGAAAGTTCTACTCCCAAAGATCATTAAATATGTGA